One genomic region from Clarias gariepinus isolate MV-2021 ecotype Netherlands chromosome 22, CGAR_prim_01v2, whole genome shotgun sequence encodes:
- the LOC128510400 gene encoding cytochrome P450 2J2-like isoform X2: MVQYGDLCSLYIGREPIIVLNNLKVVKEALVENGTVFSGRPYLPSLNWMAEGYGIVAVTYNHAWKQQRRFALHTLRNFGLGKKTVEERVVEEAHCLISEMLKYEGKAFDPVHPLLNAVSNIICSIVFGDRFDYDNKRFAMFLKIMNEHMWLSGSAVAQIFNLIPFIKHLPGPHQKIHQNGSALKGFIREMMEEHKKTLDTENLRDFIDAYLVEISKQGSNEDSTFHEKNLLMSTSDLFLAGTETTATTLGWGLIFMMNHPEIQDRCHEEIVRVLGYDRAPSMADRASLPYTHATVHEIQRVGNIAPIGVVHATTETTQLRGYTIPKGTKILPNLMAIMQDKEHWKYPDTFNPENFLDKDGEFCKNDSFVPFSLGPRVCPGETLARTELFIFFTSLLQRLRFSWPRDAPPIDMEGIFGVVRQPRPFHMICHSRGHSVLIST, encoded by the exons ATGGTGCAGTACGGTGACTTGTGCTCCTTGTACATCGGGAGGGAGCCAATAATCGTGCTGAATAATCTTAAAGTGGTAAAGGAGGCGCTGGTGGAAAATGGTACCGTGTTCTCCGGGAGGCCTTACTTACCTTCATTAAACTGGATGGCAGAGGGCTATG GTATTGTAGCTGTCACATACAACCATGCATGGAAGCAGCAGCGGCGTTTTGCTCTCCACACATTACGCAACTTCGGTCTGGGGAAGAAAACGGTGGAGGAACGAGTGGTGGAGGAAGCACACTGTCTGATATCAGAGATGCTTAAATATGAAG GGAAAGCTTTTGACCCGGTGCATCCACTTTTAAATGCTGTCTCCAACATCATCTGCTCCATCGTCTTTGGAGATCGCTTTGACTACGACAATAAGCGCTTCGCTATGTTCCTGAAAattatgaatgaacacatgtggttGTCTGGCTCAGCTGTAGCACAG atctTTAACTTAATCCCGTTTATAAAACACTTACCTGGTCCGCACCAGAAGATCCATCAGAACGGCAGTGCTTTAAAAGGGTTTATCCGTGAGATGATGGAGgagcacaagaagacactggacaCAGAGAACCTACGCGACTTCATTGACGCATACCTGGTGGAGATAAGCAAG CAGGGGTCAAATGAAGATTCCACGTTTCATGAGAAGAACCTGCTGATGTCAACCTCAGATCTTTTTCTGGCGGGGACTGAGACCACAGCCACCACTCTCGGATGGGGTCTGATCTTTATGATGAACCATCCAGAAATACAAG ATCGTTGTCATGAGGAGATTGTTCGTGTACTTGGTTACGATCGCGCTCCCAGCATGGCTGACCGCGCAAGCCTGCCGTACACACACGCCACTGTACATGAGATCCAGCGTGTTGGGAACATCGCTCCGATTGGTGTAGTTCATGCAACTACAGAGACGACTCAGTTACGCGGATACACCATCCCCAAG GGAACTAAGATTTTACCCAATTTAATGGCCATAATGCAGGATAAGGAGCACTGGAAATACCCGGACACGTTTAACCCCGAGAACTTCCTGGACAAGGACGGAGAGTTCTGTAAAAACGACTCATTTGTGCCTTTTTCTCTGG gtCCACGGGTGTGTCCTGGTGAAACCCTCGCCAGGACAGAGCTCTTCATCTTCTTCACGTCTCTCCTGCAGAGGTTGAGGTTCTCCTGGCCACGAGATGCCCCGCCCATTGATATGGAAGGAATTTTTGGTGTGGTCAGGCAGCCCCGCCCATTCCACATGATTTGTCATAGTAGGGGGCACTCGGTGTTGATTTCAACCTGA
- the LOC128510400 gene encoding cytochrome P450 2B4-like isoform X1 produces the protein MESVLRYLDLGSAGLTLLLSLIFLVLLEIFRLSFLRSRTPPGPTPLPFLGNLHQFTKDPMNVIQSMVQYGDLCSLYIGREPIIVLNNLKVVKEALVENGTVFSGRPYLPSLNWMAEGYGIVAVTYNHAWKQQRRFALHTLRNFGLGKKTVEERVVEEAHCLISEMLKYEGKAFDPVHPLLNAVSNIICSIVFGDRFDYDNKRFAMFLKIMNEHMWLSGSAVAQIFNLIPFIKHLPGPHQKIHQNGSALKGFIREMMEEHKKTLDTENLRDFIDAYLVEISKQGSNEDSTFHEKNLLMSTSDLFLAGTETTATTLGWGLIFMMNHPEIQDRCHEEIVRVLGYDRAPSMADRASLPYTHATVHEIQRVGNIAPIGVVHATTETTQLRGYTIPKGTKILPNLMAIMQDKEHWKYPDTFNPENFLDKDGEFCKNDSFVPFSLGPRVCPGETLARTELFIFFTSLLQRLRFSWPRDAPPIDMEGIFGVVRQPRPFHMICHSRGHSVLIST, from the exons ATGGAGTCAGTTCTGCGATATTTGGACTTGGGTTCTGCAGGTTTGACCCTGTTGCTTAGTCTCATCTTTCTGGTTCTACTCGAGATCTTCAGGTTGAGTTTCTTGAGGAGCCGCACTCCTCCTGGACCTACTCCACTGCCCTTCTTGGGGAACCTGCACCAGTTCACTAAGGACCCGATGAATGTTATTCAATCG ATGGTGCAGTACGGTGACTTGTGCTCCTTGTACATCGGGAGGGAGCCAATAATCGTGCTGAATAATCTTAAAGTGGTAAAGGAGGCGCTGGTGGAAAATGGTACCGTGTTCTCCGGGAGGCCTTACTTACCTTCATTAAACTGGATGGCAGAGGGCTATG GTATTGTAGCTGTCACATACAACCATGCATGGAAGCAGCAGCGGCGTTTTGCTCTCCACACATTACGCAACTTCGGTCTGGGGAAGAAAACGGTGGAGGAACGAGTGGTGGAGGAAGCACACTGTCTGATATCAGAGATGCTTAAATATGAAG GGAAAGCTTTTGACCCGGTGCATCCACTTTTAAATGCTGTCTCCAACATCATCTGCTCCATCGTCTTTGGAGATCGCTTTGACTACGACAATAAGCGCTTCGCTATGTTCCTGAAAattatgaatgaacacatgtggttGTCTGGCTCAGCTGTAGCACAG atctTTAACTTAATCCCGTTTATAAAACACTTACCTGGTCCGCACCAGAAGATCCATCAGAACGGCAGTGCTTTAAAAGGGTTTATCCGTGAGATGATGGAGgagcacaagaagacactggacaCAGAGAACCTACGCGACTTCATTGACGCATACCTGGTGGAGATAAGCAAG CAGGGGTCAAATGAAGATTCCACGTTTCATGAGAAGAACCTGCTGATGTCAACCTCAGATCTTTTTCTGGCGGGGACTGAGACCACAGCCACCACTCTCGGATGGGGTCTGATCTTTATGATGAACCATCCAGAAATACAAG ATCGTTGTCATGAGGAGATTGTTCGTGTACTTGGTTACGATCGCGCTCCCAGCATGGCTGACCGCGCAAGCCTGCCGTACACACACGCCACTGTACATGAGATCCAGCGTGTTGGGAACATCGCTCCGATTGGTGTAGTTCATGCAACTACAGAGACGACTCAGTTACGCGGATACACCATCCCCAAG GGAACTAAGATTTTACCCAATTTAATGGCCATAATGCAGGATAAGGAGCACTGGAAATACCCGGACACGTTTAACCCCGAGAACTTCCTGGACAAGGACGGAGAGTTCTGTAAAAACGACTCATTTGTGCCTTTTTCTCTGG gtCCACGGGTGTGTCCTGGTGAAACCCTCGCCAGGACAGAGCTCTTCATCTTCTTCACGTCTCTCCTGCAGAGGTTGAGGTTCTCCTGGCCACGAGATGCCCCGCCCATTGATATGGAAGGAATTTTTGGTGTGGTCAGGCAGCCCCGCCCATTCCACATGATTTGTCATAGTAGGGGGCACTCGGTGTTGATTTCAACCTGA